From Gigantopelta aegis isolate Gae_Host chromosome 11, Gae_host_genome, whole genome shotgun sequence, the proteins below share one genomic window:
- the LOC121385232 gene encoding serine hydrolase RBBP9-like gives MTSACKVAIVPANGCYDVYNCFWYGWLHKQLTQSHVHCVLRSMPEPDIARESIWIPFMRNDLECDEQTIIVGHVLGAEAAMRFAEKYKVKGIVLVSACVTDLGIARERESGYFDRPWKWVKIKSNTDFVMQFGSKNDPIIPWKEQERIADALNVDLHIFKRGHFMTSTFPELLELIISKVKIS, from the coding sequence ATGACCTCTGCATGCAAAGTTGCCATAGTTCCGGCAAACGGTTGCTATGATGTTTATAATTGCTTTTGGTACGGCTGGCTACACAAACAGTTGACTCAAAGCCACGTTCACTGCGTTCTACGTTCCATGCCGGAACCAGACATTGCCAGAGAATCGATTTGGATTCCTTTCATGCGCAATGACCTCGAGTGCGACGAGCAGACGATAATCGTCGGTCACGTTTTAGGAGCGGAAGCGGCCATGCGATTCGCCGAGAAGTACAAGGTCAAGGGCATTGTGCTGGTGTCAGCGTGCGTCACGGACTTGGGCATCGCAAGAGAGCGCGAGAGCGGTTACTTCGACAGACCCTGGAAGTGGGTGAAAATAAAATCGAACACCGATTTTGTGATGCAGTTTGGCTCCAAGAACGACCCCATCATTCCCTGGAAGGAACAGGAACGTATTGCCGACGCCCTGAACGTTGACCTGCATATCTTTAAGCGAGGTCATTTTATGACCTCCACATTTCCAGAACTtctggaattaattatttcaaaggTAAAAATCAGTTGA